A window of Mycolicibacterium madagascariense genomic DNA:
TCGCGCAGCACCGCCGAGACACGCTCGTCGTGGGCTCCGGTCGTCGGCGTGGACAGCGGCACCGCGATGACGTTGGCCTCGAACGACGCCAGGAAGCCCAGGATGTAGGACATGCTCTGCGGAGCCAGGATGACGGCGCGGTCACCGATGTCGGCGTGCTCGCGGATCGCGGCGGCCAGGGACACCACGCGCTGCTGCAACTGCGACCACGTCAGCGTCTCCTCCACGCCATCCCAGGAGACGTCGTAGTCGATGAAGGTGAATGCGGGGTCGTTCGGCTGCAGGCTGGCTCGCTCGCGAAGGATCGCGGGTATCGACGAGTCGAGCATTGGCAAAGCCTCTCTGCAGCGGAACGAGACGTCGTGTCGAGCTTAGGGAACGCGACCACGCAATGCGAAATGTAGCGAGAACGACTATGGCACAGTCTGTCAGCTACTTCGTCCGCACCCGGGCGCGCCGCTGGCGGCCAGTGCAGGCTAGCAAATGAATGTTAGTTCACCATCGAACTACCGGTGAGCCGCGCGTGCCCGGTCATGCGGGAAAGATCACACCGCTCAGCGGGCCAATACGTGGTTCGGCCGCGGAGACCGGGCCGTTCCGTCAGGAGTAGCCCGACGCGGTGGTGGTTCACCTTGAGACCGCCCGGTGCGCACCGGCGGTGCGAGTGGTCTCAGCGACGTCGGTCGCTCACCGGCTCACCGGGTTGAACCACTTCGTCTTGATGCGCCACGAGTAGGCGGACGTCAGCGCGAACCCGGCACCGCACATGCAGGCGAAGACCCACACCAGTGTGCCGTTCTCGATCGGCTGCAGCGACGGAACCAAGACGGTGACGATGCGCACCGAGCACGCGAGCATCCCGCTGACCGAGGCGGCCAGGTAGATGTTGGCGACGGTGCGCGAGCGCGGATCCTTGCGCAGCACCAGCAGCGCGCGCGAGCCGTAGCCGAGGAGGTAGACCAGGGTGCCGCACAGCAGGATCCAGTAGGCGCCGAGCCAGAAGTCGGTGCGGACCTCGAAGAAGTCGGCGTTGTAGACGGCCGCGCCGTTGCCCAGGGAGAACGTGGCCAGCAGCAGGGGGATGCACAGCGTCGCCGGGCGTTCGACGTACTGCTTGAACGTGGTCTGCATCGCGTGGTCGTCCTGAAGCCGGCCAAGTGAGTTGTAGACGATGGCCGACGCCGCCACGACGTACATGTCGTGGCCGATGTAGTCCTCGAGGTTCCACATGCCCGTGAGCCCGTGCAGCCAGTGGCCGAGCGTCTCCGAGGCGAACGGCGACATCATGAACACCGTCGCGCCCTGCAGTGCGATGTTGAGCGTCGCCGCGAATTCCCACCGGCAGGACCAGGTGACACGGCGAATCCACAGGCTCCACCCGATGCACAGCAGCGTGATGGTGATGAGGACTGCCAAACCCATGAGATGTCGCCTTCGAGACTATTCCGTCAGCAGATACTTCTGATTAAAGCGGGGGAGCGTCGCTGCGCGGCGTGAGGTCGCGCAGCCGCGGGCGGTGCACCGCGGTCCGTCGTTCGACGACCGGCTCGGCGATGGTCGCGACCGAGACGGGCGCCGACTCCACGTAGCTCCAGACCTCCTCGCGACTCATCAGACCGAATCTGACCTGAAGGTCGGGGTAGCTGAGGTTGAAGCGGTCGGCCACGAGGCGCATTTCCTCGGCGTTGGGGTAGTCGGCTTCCTTGATGCGGCGGTAGTAGGTGCTGCTCGACGTCCCGAGCGCGTCGTAGATCGCCTTGGCGTCGACCTCGCCATCGAGGAGGTAGTCGAGCAGGGTCTTGAGCTGCCTGCCGTTCTCGTCTGTCCGTGGCACGGGAGGTAGCTTAGCTGGTCTTCCCTCATTTGGGCAGTGCGGGCCGCAAATCGGACAGAGTCCTCCAAATTGACACGGTCGTCACGGTTTTGGCAGATGTGTCCCACAATTGGGACAGTCGTGTAATCTCCTTCACATGACGCGCGCAAACATGCAGCTGACTGATTACGACGTCGAGGGCGCTCCTGAGGCGACCGACCTGCACCTGGTGGCGGCACCGCTGTCCGAACTCTTGACCATGGAGCTGGATGGCGCCGCCGGCGCCCTCGAGCTCAGCGGGGACGAGATCCTGCTGGCCGCCCTCGGCCGGGCCGTCGAGCGAACGATCGGCGGCGGCTCCATCGACGTCGACGTGCTCGGGTACGGCGCCAGCCTGCACCGGGTGGAGCTGGCGTGCGCGTCACCCGACGTGCTCGACGCCGACAAGATGCTGGTGGGCGTGCACCGCGCGCTGGACTCGCTGACCGTGCGTCACCTCATCCGCGGCGTGCCCGCCGATCCGCGGTCGCAGCCCGTGTCGAGCGTGCTGTTCGCCGGCGGACCCACCGCGGCGACCCAGCCGCACCTCGGCCACGTCCTGGAACTGCGCGCCTACCGCGACGGTGACGTGCTGGCCCTGGACTGGTGGTTCGACGCCCGCAGCTTCGAGCCGTACACCGTTCGCGAACTCTCCGAGCAGTTCCCCTTGGCGCTGATCGAGCTGACGTCCGAGGCGACCCCGCCGGTCCATGCCACGCAGGAACTGGCGCTGGCCCACTAGTAGACTCGCGCCCACAGGCGTCGATCCGGCCATCACCGGGGAGCCTTCGGAAGAACGGCCACCCCGACCGTCGTCGGGGCGAGCTCAGTAGAACCGGACGGGTGGGCCCGTGATCGCCCGATTCGAGCGGCGCACCCCGGTGCGCAAGCGGGGTGGTACCGCGGTGCTCGCGCCCGAGCGCGACCGTCGTCCCCGTGCCTGACGAACCAGGGCACAGGAGACGGGACAGACGTGACGGCCTACCCCAAGCCGGCGAGCGGATCGCCGCGCTTCCCCGACCTCGAACTCGAGGTCCTCGACTACTGGGAGCGCGACGGAACGTTCCGCGCCAGCATCGACCAACGCGACGGTGCCGAGGAGTACGTCTTCTACGACGGCCCGCCGTTCGCCAACGGGCTGCCGCACTACGGTCACCTGCTGACCGGCTACGTCAAGGACATCGTCCCGCGCTACCAGACCATGCGCGGTTTCAAGGTGGAGCGGCGGTTCGGCTGGGACACCCACGGGCTGCCCGCCGAACTCGAGGTGCAACGCCAGCTCGGCATCACCGAGAAGTCGCAGATCGAGGCGATGGGCATCGACGCGTTCAACGCGGCGTGCCGTGCCTCGGTGCTGAAGTACACCGAGGAGTGGCGCGCCTACGTCACGCGTCAGGCCCGGTGGGTCGACTTCGACCACGACTACAAGACCCTGGATCCGAGCTTCATGGAGTCCGTGCTCTGGGCGTTCAAGCAGCTGTGGGACAAGGGCCTGGCCTACGAGGGCAATCGGGTCCTGCCCTACTGCTGGAACGACGAGACCCCGCTGTCCAGCCACGAGCTGCGGATGGACGACGACGTCTACCAGAACCGGCAGGACCCCGCCCTGACGGTCGGGTTCGAGGTCGTCACCGAGGGCGAGTTGGCCGGTGCGTACCTCCTGGTGTGGACGACGACGCCGTGGACGCTGCCGTCCAATCAGGCCGTCGCGGTCAATCCCGACGTCACCTACGTTCAGATCGAGGGTGCCGATGGCAGGCGGTACGTCCTCGCCGAGGCGCGGCTGGCCGCCTACGCGCGGGAACTCGGCGAGGAGCCGGCAGTGCTCGGCTCCTACCGCGGCCGGGACCTGCTCGGCTTGTCGTACCTGCCGCCCCTTCCGTACTTCATGGACTCCGCCAACGCCTTTCGCGTGCTGCCCGGTGACTTCGTCACCACCGAGGACGGCACCGGCATCGTGCACATGGCGCCCGCCTACGGCGAGGACGACAAGGCCACGTGCGACGCCGCGGACATCGTGGCGGTCACCCCGGTCGACTCCAAGGGCCGGTTCGACGCGACGGTGCCCGACTACGAGGGTCAGCAGGTCTTCGCCGCCAACCCGAACATCATCCGCGACCTGAAGAATCAATCCGGGCCTGCCGCGGCGAACGGGGCGGTCCTGCTGCGCCACGAGACCTACGACCACTCCTACCCGCACTGCTGGCGGTGCCGGAACCCGTTGATCTACCGCGCGGTGTCGTCGTGGTTCATCAAGGTCACCGACTTCCGCGACCGGATGGTCGACCTCAACCAGCAGATCACCTGGTACCCCGAGCACGTCAAGGACGGCCAGTTCGGCAAGTGGCTCGCCAACGCCAGGGACTGGTCGGTGTCACGAAATCGCTACTGGGGCAGCCCGATTCCGGTGTGGAAGTCCGACGATCCGCGCTACCCGCGGATCGACGTCTACGGCAGTCTCGACGAGCTGGAGCGTGACTTCGGCGTGCGCCCGACGGATCTGCACCGGCCCTACGTCGACGAGCTGACGCGGCCCAACCCCGACGACCCGACCGGGCAGTCGACCATGCGACGCATCCCCGACGTGTTCGACGTGTGGTTCGACTCCGGTTCGATGCCCTACGCGCAGGTGCACTACCCGTTCGAGAACGTCGACTGGTTCGCCCACCACAACCCGGCCGACTTCATCGTGGAGTACATCGGCCAGACCCGCGGCTGGTTCTACCTGTTGCACGTCCTCGCGACGGCACTGTTCGACCGGCCGGCGTTCCGCACGTGCGTGTCCCACGGCATCGTGCTCGGCAGCGACGGCCAGAAGATGAGCAAGTCGCTGCGCAACTATCCCGACGTCAGCGAGGTGTTCGACCGGGACGGGTCCGACGCGATGCGCTGGTTCCTGATGGCGTCGCCGATCCTGCGCGGCGGCAACCTCGTGGTGACCGAGCAGGGCATCCGCGACGGCGTGCGTCAGGTGCTGCTGCCGTTCTGGAACGCGTATTCGTTCCTCGCGCTCTACGCCCCGCAGAAGGGCACCTGGCGCACCGATTCGAGTCACGTGCTGGACCGTTACGTCCTGGCCAAGCTGGCGGCGCTGCGCGACGAGCTCACCGCGTCCCTCGACGTCTGCGACATCTCGCTGGCCTGCGAGCAGCTGCGCCAATTCACCGAGGCATTGACGAATTGGTATGTGCGCCGGTCGCGTTCGCGGTTCTGGAACGAGGATCGCGACGCGATCGACACCCTGCACACCGTGCTCGAGGTGACGGGCCGGCTCGCCGCGCCGCTGCTGCCCCTGATCTCCGAGGTGATCTGGCGCGGGGTGACCGGCGAGCGGTCGGTGCACCTGACCAATTGGCCGGAGGCCCGCGAACTGCCCGCCGACCCCGGACTCGTCGCGGCGATGGACCAGGTCCGCGACGTCTGCTCCGTGGCGTCGTCGGTGCGCAAGGCCAAGAAGCTGCGCGTGCGGCTGCCGTTGCCCAAGCTCACCGTGGCGGTCGAGCAGCCGGAGGTCCTGCGGCCGTTCGTCGATCTGATCGCCGACGAGCTCAACGTCAAGGCCGTGGAGCTGACCGACGACATCGACGCCTACGGCCGCTTCGACCTGACGGTCAACGCCAAGGTCGCCGGGCCCCGGCTCGGCAGGGACGTGCAGGCGGCCATCAAGGCCGTCAAGGCCGGCGAGGGCGTCCTCAACGACGACGGCACGCTGACCGCGGGGCCCGCGGTGCTGCAGCCCGGTGAGTACAGCGCCAAACTCGTCGCGGCCGAACCGGAGTGGACCGCCGAATTGCCCAGCGGCGCAGGGCTGGTCGTGCTCGATGGCACCGTGACACCCGAGCTGGAGGCCGAGGGGTGGGCCAAGGACCGCGTCCGCGAACTCCAGGATCTGCGCAAGTCGACCGGGTTGGACGTGTCCGACAGGATCAGCGTGACGATGTCGGTGCCGCCGCCACGGCAGGACTGGGCGAGCGCCCACGCGCAGCTGATCGCGAACGAGATCCTGGCCGTCGACTTCGCGTTCGGCGATCATGCCGATGCCGTCGAGATCGGCGACGGCGTGCGGGTGGCGATCAGTCGGGCGTGACGGCGTCGTCGTCGGCGGTGACGCGCGCGACCTGATCGTCGAACGCCACCGTGTCGCCGTGATGCAGCTGACGACCCCGCCGCGTCTCGACCTCGTCGTTCACCGTCACCCGTCCGTCGGCGATGACGCCCTTGGCGTCCGCACCGCTGTCGATCATGCCGGCAAACTTCAGGAACTGACCGAGCCGGATGCCGTCGGAGGAGATCGGAACGTCCCTGCTCATTCGACGTCGCCCGACAATCCCATGTCCGACAGCGCCCGACGGAACGAATCCTTCAGGGCAGCATGGGTATTCGTGCCACCGACGATCCAGCCCGCGATGGTGACGAAGATCCGCCCGTCGATGCGGCCGGAGCCGAGGAACAGCATGCCGCCCATCCGCTCGAGCACCGTCGTGGTGATCTGCGGCTCCATCATCCGGATGGCGAGCCGCGCGGCGTCCGTGCCGTCGGGACGGTTGAGCTCCGGCGGCAGCTCGCCGAGGTTCGAGCATCCGATCGGGTTGCCGACCTGCTGCACCATTCCCTCCAGCCGCCGGACCAGGAAGGCGGGGGTGAGCGGCACCAGGGCCAGCGGGCCCAACAGTTCGTTGGGGGTGTCGGCCAGGGCCGTCAGCGCCGTCTTCAGATCACTGCGCACGGCGGACAGATCGTGCACGACGCGGTTGGGGTCGACCCTGACCGTCGCGGCGGTCAGGGCGTTCGCCCTGGTGTCGCCGTCGTGGCGCTCGCTGACCGGCAGCGAGGCCAGGACGAAACCGTCGTCGTCGACCCGGCCGAGGATCTGACCGAGTCGGGCCCCCAGGCCGAGGAACAGCGAATTACTGCTGCCGCCAAGGCTTCTCGCCCGCTCGTCCCAGTGCTCGAGGTCGAAGAACACCGTCGCGTTGGGCACGACCACCTCGGTGGCGTCGACCTTGGCGCGCTTCTTGCCGCCGGACTTGACCGACGTGGACAGCCCCTCGCTCTCGCTGCGGGCCACCTTGACCGCGGAGACGACGGCCCTGGCCATCTCGGGGAGGTCGCGCACCGCCCGCGCGGCGTCCTCGCGCACGGCCTGGCGCCGCGTCCGCCGTCCCGGGGGCGGATATCCGAGATCGCGCCGGACCCCGGTGACGGCGTCGACCAGGGCGTCGATGATGGCCTTCGCGTCGCCGACCGAGTGCGACACGACGAGGGTCACCGCCGCGCCGCCACCCTCCAGCGGCTGCACGCCCAGCCGCCACGGCGGCCCGTGCTGCGGGTCGAGCGGGAGGCGCACGCGCTCGTCGGCCCACGTCCACACGTCGGCCCGGGGTCGGTCCCGCGCCGCCAGCTCGAGGTAGGCCGGA
This region includes:
- a CDS encoding RNA-binding S4 domain-containing protein, translating into MSRDVPISSDGIRLGQFLKFAGMIDSGADAKGVIADGRVTVNDEVETRRGRQLHHGDTVAFDDQVARVTADDDAVTPD
- the ileS gene encoding isoleucine--tRNA ligase — translated: MTAYPKPASGSPRFPDLELEVLDYWERDGTFRASIDQRDGAEEYVFYDGPPFANGLPHYGHLLTGYVKDIVPRYQTMRGFKVERRFGWDTHGLPAELEVQRQLGITEKSQIEAMGIDAFNAACRASVLKYTEEWRAYVTRQARWVDFDHDYKTLDPSFMESVLWAFKQLWDKGLAYEGNRVLPYCWNDETPLSSHELRMDDDVYQNRQDPALTVGFEVVTEGELAGAYLLVWTTTPWTLPSNQAVAVNPDVTYVQIEGADGRRYVLAEARLAAYARELGEEPAVLGSYRGRDLLGLSYLPPLPYFMDSANAFRVLPGDFVTTEDGTGIVHMAPAYGEDDKATCDAADIVAVTPVDSKGRFDATVPDYEGQQVFAANPNIIRDLKNQSGPAAANGAVLLRHETYDHSYPHCWRCRNPLIYRAVSSWFIKVTDFRDRMVDLNQQITWYPEHVKDGQFGKWLANARDWSVSRNRYWGSPIPVWKSDDPRYPRIDVYGSLDELERDFGVRPTDLHRPYVDELTRPNPDDPTGQSTMRRIPDVFDVWFDSGSMPYAQVHYPFENVDWFAHHNPADFIVEYIGQTRGWFYLLHVLATALFDRPAFRTCVSHGIVLGSDGQKMSKSLRNYPDVSEVFDRDGSDAMRWFLMASPILRGGNLVVTEQGIRDGVRQVLLPFWNAYSFLALYAPQKGTWRTDSSHVLDRYVLAKLAALRDELTASLDVCDISLACEQLRQFTEALTNWYVRRSRSRFWNEDRDAIDTLHTVLEVTGRLAAPLLPLISEVIWRGVTGERSVHLTNWPEARELPADPGLVAAMDQVRDVCSVASSVRKAKKLRVRLPLPKLTVAVEQPEVLRPFVDLIADELNVKAVELTDDIDAYGRFDLTVNAKVAGPRLGRDVQAAIKAVKAGEGVLNDDGTLTAGPAVLQPGEYSAKLVAAEPEWTAELPSGAGLVVLDGTVTPELEAEGWAKDRVRELQDLRKSTGLDVSDRISVTMSVPPPRQDWASAHAQLIANEILAVDFAFGDHADAVEIGDGVRVAISRA
- a CDS encoding XRE family transcriptional regulator — protein: MPRTDENGRQLKTLLDYLLDGEVDAKAIYDALGTSSSTYYRRIKEADYPNAEEMRLVADRFNLSYPDLQVRFGLMSREEVWSYVESAPVSVATIAEPVVERRTAVHRPRLRDLTPRSDAPPL